A stretch of DNA from Glycine max cultivar Williams 82 chromosome 18, Glycine_max_v4.0, whole genome shotgun sequence:
atcaagTTTTTGAGGAGTTCATTCAAGATTTATTGGAATCATTGTTTAACagaaaattaaaactttgaTTTCGGCTCATTAGAATAGAGATAGGAAAAAAAGAGATTTTCGTGGAAAGGATCGgtattattaaaattgtttaagtaacaaaatttatttatcatacttttggaacttaaaaaatatttattaaccataaaaattaaaagagacaaatttaaaaattataggaagCTTGGAAGCCTACTGTCACAAAATTCCATGTAGCAGTTGGTGACATGGCAAAAGCAGAAGAAATTGGGGATTGCCATTGGTGAATGCTATTGCTGATCTGATTCAATCCCTTATCTTTCCTTCCTTCCCCATACCCATTTCATATCACTTCCTTCAAACTTTTCAACTTCACTCTTCAATTCAGTTCAATTTCAAACATGCTTTGCGTCAACACTGCCTTCACCTCTTTCTTGCCCAGAAAATCAATTTGCTTCTTTTCCTCCAAATCAACCACCCCAATTTCCTGCACCCTCCAaggtatcatttttttatattattattattatcattcacttgttagggtttttcatttttagggtTCTTCTCTTGACATTTTCAGCTTTCCACCAAGACCCAGATAACACATCGTGGAGCTCTTAACTTTTTTCGTCCCCAAattaaatgaagtttttttttttaattataatttaacagcCCAGAACTCATAGTTGACGATTTTCATTACCACCATTTTGCCATGaacttgttattatttaaattcgTTGCGTGTTTTTAGTCGTCTTTTTTGGtcaaagctcaaaagtcaaaacccaTTCTTCAATTTTATTCCCTAACTAAAGAATGagcttttattattttgtatctGAGTAGTTCTGGAAAATCTTGTGCAGGAACAGTTGCAGAACCAAAATCTACAGCTGCTGGTGAACCTCTTTTGCTAAATGCAGTTCGTGGGATAGATGTTGAAAGACCCCCGGTTTGGCTCATGAGGCAAGCAGGGAGGTACATGAAGGCAGGTTCATGCAACTATTTCTATTTGTGATTTATGGTTTACTTAATAATCTTCAGAATTTGGGAATTCCATTGAAGTTGTAGAAGTCAAACTTAATTGTAGGTTTAGGACAGCCTAGTTTGGTATTggtgtttgtaatttttttgtatattgtGTAGAAGTTACTGTTCTGAACCGCTTGCTCTTTTAACCGGAATGAAAGAACAGAGTTGACTTTGTTTCACATGCGCAGTGGGATTGTGTTGCTTTATGAAAATGGAACTGCTTTTGGACTCTGTTGGGATAAACTTCTCTATAAAtacttataggagaagaaaacaataaggaaaaattaaataacgtTCTTCCATAgactaaaattagcttatgtatAAGTTAAAATCATCTTTTGGAGAAGCTAAATGAGAAAACCTTTGCAAATTAACTtgtgcataagctaattttagtgaagctaattttatttttgcttcttATCTTATGGAGAAGTTTGTTTAAATAGGGATTTGGTGTAAATAGTTGTGCTGTTGTTAACTGGGTCATTTTTCAGTTTTAACCTTGTCTGAAACCAAACATGGCTAACAGAATGTTaacattttccaaaattatATTCACAtcagaaatttttttagaagtttTTCCGGATGATTTTAGCCCAAGAATTTGTTTGAATTTCCAAGATCCATGCTATTTGCTTCAATTGTAAATTTAAATCCAACGTCTTTCTTGTTATAAATGCAACCAAACATCAAATTgagaattttgtttttctctgtGAATTATTAGTTAAGtgtgttttctttgtttaaaataGATCTAATTTGTTAAGCTTTATTTACCAGAGTTACCAAACCATCTGTGAGAAATATCCTTCATTCCGTGAAAGATCTGAAAATGTTGATCTCGTGGTGGAAATTTCTCTGCAACCATGGCATGTTTTTAAGCCCGATGGAGTAAGATAACTCTCTGGcactctttaatttatttatgcttTTTCAGGCATTTTTCATCGCACTTTTTGTGATATGGTTCTGATTTTGTTGCCATTAACAATTTGCTTGGTACTTATTCTGTGACAGGTGATTTTATTCTCAGACATTCTTACCCCACTTTCTGGAATGAATATACCCTTTGATATTGTGAAGGGTAAGGGTCCTGTTATATTTGATCCTATTCACACAGCTGCCCAGGTTGATCAAGTGAGGGAGTTTATTCCTGAAGAATCAGTTCCATATGTTGGTGAAGCACTGACAATTTTGAGGAAAGAGGTCAGACTGATCCTATGTTCTGTTGCATTTCTGCTTTTGTTCATTTTACCCCCCACTTCCTTCTTATAGCAGAAGCATGTCTGTTTAGTCAAGTTCCATAAGACAGGAAATTCTTTATGTTTGTTTGACTTAAAAAGAACTCTGTATTTTATGGATGCTCATTGCTTGTGAATCATCATTGGGGGGTTGTAATAGCATGAAATGATGGAGAACAGGTGATTGAAGGCATATCTCATGTGGTACATGGGGGAACATATACCTTGAAAACTCACAgaactatatattttattgaactGTCTATCCTGTAGGTGGCTATTAAGATGCTGAGTTAATCTACATCTCCTCTTTGTATTAAAAAGTTGTTTCATGTACTAGCAAATGGTGGAGCTTCATGGAAACATACCCGACATCtaaatttcttattattgttGCTTTATCATTATTTTCTGTGGCCCAATTGATGTATTATGCCCCTATGTTTTACTATCTTATTGAATTCAGAAGTATTGATTGCAGGTGGATAATAAAGCTGCAGTCCTTGGTTTTGTTGGGGCACCATTCACCCTGGCATCATATGTGGTTGAAGGTGGTTCATCAAAAAACttctcaaaaataaagagattggCTTTCTCTGAATCCAAGGTAATCTTCAAACATCTTCCCTTATCATTCAGGCATACTAAACTTGTTGCTTATTGCATGCAACTCACACTTTcttatgttttaaataagttttttcagCATATTGAAACCTGAAATATACTGATGAGTTCAGATAGTTGCCAGCAAATCCTTGAGTTGGtcatttagttaaaaaattagttctGGTTAAACTGGAAAGAAGTTAGCATGGTTCATGTTACCATAGTTGTTTAGgttattcttttgttttcttttattttgtgtatTACGACTGAGCTTTTACATTGATGGGACACATTGAATTTTGATATTTACGCAATTAAAAATCTAGTCTTAGCCGAGAAGGAAGTCATTTGTTAATCAATTTCTGCACTATTTCTTTAACTCGTTACACTCAATTACTGTGAAACTGTGATTCGTCCACAGATCCTGCACTCATTACTGCAGAAGTTTACAACATCAATGGCCAGATACATTCAATACCAAGCTGACAATGGAGCTCAAGCTGTTCAGATCTTTGATTCATGGGCAACAGAACTTAGTCCAGTGGATTTTGAAGAATTCAGTTTGCCTTACTTGAAGCAGATTATTGATACTGTGAAGAAAAGTCATCCAAACCTCCCTTTGATCCTCTATGCAAGTGGGTCTGGGGGTTTGCTTGAAAGACTAGCTTTGACAGGCGTGGATGTAGTTAGCTTGGATTGGACGGTTGATATGGCTGATGGTAGGAGGCGACTGGGACCGAATATAGCTGTCCAGGGGAACGTGGACCCTGGCGTTCTTTTTGGTTCAAAAGAGTTCATCACTGATCGGATAAATGATACTGTGAGAAAAGCAGGTAGAGGGAAACATATCTTGAATCTTGGACATGGCATTAAAGTAGGTACGCCTGAGGAGAATGTTGCACATTTTTTTGAGGTTGCTAAATCAATCAGATACTAAGCAGCTACTTatgattaattcatttttttttgtttaattgcacttttagtttttttactatgatcggtgtttgattttgattctctaATGCATTTTCTCAGAGCAACTAAATTTCCCAATTTttctaattgaaaaaaatgtccCTGTTAATCTGTCATCTAACTACGAATAAAAGCTAGGGACATGGACTGTGATTTACCGTGTATGTACTTTGCACAATACGTTTACAGAGTTACCATACTAATGGACTCTTCTGAATTTAGTTTacttaaatatcaaaatataaattttttacatcaaAGTAATCTGTTAATccattaaaatgttttatttataaattaccaTATCTCCTATTTAAGCTAttgatttcaaatataaaattgttagtAGTTGGACTATAAACTATAAACTAATAGTGGaacctgatttttttttctttcaattagtTAATGGAGAATCAAAATTACAACACTGTCCAAAGTAGTGCAATTGAGCCATCTAAACAAGCATTAAAGGTCGATTCGGTCCCAAACGAATATGTTGAAAACTGGCCCATCAATTTGCATATTCAAGTAAATAATTCTATATttggtaaataaataattattttaaatgtttttaactccattaaaaaacaaatatgcaCGGTACCATCCAAAACCCAACGTAAGATATGCTACTAGAGCACCCAACCGGTGACCACCAACGCATGTCAGTTTGTGGAGTGAAACTTCCTGCGTCTTCATATGTTGTTTCCTGCATCATGCAATGGAGGGCAAGAAACAAAGTATGGAGGTGCACAAAGCAGCGGTCCAGTTTGTGTGATCCTACTTTGGTCCACGATCTTCCTTGTGGTGGAGACATGTCCatgttaaaaaacaaaaatagagagTTACACGATCTTGCCAAGTTGACTAAATCCAAGgtccatggattttgttttagGTTGAAACAAAATGACGGTAATGATGTTGGTCCATTAAAGAGGCAAAAATGTGAGTAGTtgtaaaaatactattttttttcgaTGAATTATTGTAAAGGTACTATAATgcttactatatatatatatagagagag
This window harbors:
- the LOC100800753 gene encoding Uroporphyrinogen decarboxylase, chloroplastic-like; its protein translation is MLCVNTAFTSFLPRKSICFFSSKSTTPISCTLQGTVAEPKSTAAGEPLLLNAVRGIDVERPPVWLMRQAGRYMKSYQTICEKYPSFRERSENVDLVVEISLQPWHVFKPDGVILFSDILTPLSGMNIPFDIVKGKGPVIFDPIHTAAQVDQVREFIPEESVPYVGEALTILRKEVDNKAAVLGFVGAPFTLASYVVEGGSSKNFSKIKRLAFSESKILHSLLQKFTTSMARYIQYQADNGAQAVQIFDSWATELSPVDFEEFSLPYLKQIIDTVKKSHPNLPLILYASGSGGLLERLALTGVDVVSLDWTVDMADGRRRLGPNIAVQGNVDPGVLFGSKEFITDRINDTVRKAGRGKHILNLGHGIKVGTPEENVAHFFEVAKSIRY